The sequence tgtttttgtttttaattttaacacacacttttatttttttatttttattttattttaataatccaaatattaatttagtccattcaatatttttcaaatttcaaacgATAAAAAAGATTTTACATACACATTGAATGTATATAGTAACTAGTATTACTTTATTATCTTACATAGTATatcaaaagctttttaaaataaatttaattaattaatacacaCAGCCTAGAAACTTTTTGCTTCTTGCTCTCCCTTTCCTTGCATCCCATTTGCGGGGccaattttcatatttccatcacggACACAACTCACAAAAGACTTTCTTTTTATTATAGCCCCCTTGCTTTTTTCTttgctttatttatttttgtctatcaaaataaTGTGCGTGCATCCATAATCCATAATTTTTGCAATCCTTTTCTACACACTTGTACATGTGAAGTTTGAAACGGAGGTGCGTGGGTGATTATACTGTTTTGGGTTCTGCGTTTTACTGCTTTGATAGGTACTTTTTTTATGGGGGAGTTCCGATGAAGAATGTCGACTGGGTTTTCTAGATCACGCCCAGATCTTGACGCTTTCCGATATGGCTGGATAGTTGGGAATTTTGGGGAAAAGAGGGAAATTTGAGGTGAGCTCTAATCTCGTGACCTTttctttgattaattttttaggCGATTGTAAGTCAAAGTTGTGGGATTTCCCTTCATATTATCTTTTGGGTAAATTTATTAGCTTCCTCATCTGGGCTGTAAACTGGTTGGTATAAAATTGACATGAAATCCTGTTCAAGTATCAGCGTACCTTCTTTTCAGATGGGTGGATTTTGTGCAATAGTTATCTCCTTTATAGGGTTTGGTTAATTTTTTGCTTGTgcttcaaaatttgataaaagaaCAACCTGGCTTATGTTGCGTGGGCTTAGCTTATATcaattcagttttttttttacgtCCCTTTTATTCTCACAGATGAGATGCCCTTAGCTGGTAATAGCAGAAGCACAAAGATCCAGCATGTTTACTTTTGTCGGTGGAGAAGATAGCCGTATAGATGCCTGCATCCTTGATAAAAGGATATAGTCATTGAAATTTGTTTAACGATCCGTTTCCTGAATGTaacatatgtttttttattcggTAGATTACCATTTTAGTTGAATTGTAACAAAGTTTGAGCTTACTTGAAGAGTATTGTATTTTCTCACTTTAATTTAAGGtatgattaaaaatattctCAATAGACTTCCACGAAAACAAGCCAAGTTAGCTGAGAATCGGGATGGAGGATCCTCTACTTCATCGTCAAATGCTTCTGCTTCTTCCAGAAGCAATTATGCTGCAGGTTCGCGGTCAGGCAATTCAAGTGCTACATTTTTTCAAGGGACCAATTCAACTTCAAGTTCTGGTGTAGTTTCTGGAAGTAAGCTCTATGACCCCCTGAACACAAAGGTAAATGGAACCGGCAGGGCTGTGCCATATGAGGCACTTCCTAGTTTTAGAGATGTACAAAATGCAGAGAAGCAAAACTTGTTTATTAAAAAGTTGAACTTGTGTTGTGTACTATTTGACTTCACTGAACCTGCTAAGAATATGAAAGAAAAAGACATCAAGCGGCAGACATTGACAGAGCTTGTTGACTATGTGACTTCACCCAATGGGAAGTTTAGTGAAACAGTTATGCAAGAGATCGTGAAATTGGTATCCATAAATTTGTTTCGGACACTCTCTAATCAGTGTCGTGAAAACAAAGTTGTAGAGGCCTTTGATGTGGAAGACGATGAGCCCTTAATGGATCCTGCATGGCCCCATCTGCAGCTCGTCTATGAATTCCTTCTCAGGTTTGTGGCTTCACCAGAGACAGATGCCAAGCTGGCAAAGCGCTACATTGATCACTCATTTGTTCTGAAGTTACTTGATCTATTTGATTCAGAAGATCCCAGAGAAAGAGAGTATCTAAAAACCGTCATGCACCGCATATATGGGAAGTTCATGGTGCATCGTCCATTCATAAGGAAatcaattaataatatattctaccgctttatttttgaaacggaGAAGCATAATGGCATCGCACAAATGTTAGAAATTTTGGGCAGCATTATAAATGGATTTGCATTGCCTTTGAAAGAAGAACACAAACTTTTCCTTGTTCGGGTGTTAATTCCTCTTCACAAGCCAAAGTGCATACCAATGTATCATCAGCAGCTGTCTTACTGCATCACACAGTTTGTGGAAAAGGACTGCAAACTTGCTGATACTGTCATACGAGGCCTGTTGAAATATTGGCCGATCACAAACAGTTCAAAGGAGGTTATGTTCTTGGGTGAACTAGAGGAAGTATTGGAAGCTACTCAACCTCCAGAGTTCCAGCGCTGTATGGTTCCATTGTTTCGGCGGATTGGTCGATGCTTGAGCAGCTTACATTTTCAGGTTTGCCAAAAATTTCTCTTaaccttttattttcatttaccGCTTACAATTAATTATGACATGTCGGTTTTAAGACCATGATAATCTGCTGCCTTAAGGGTATCAGTTCATTTTTTGCATATTTATTACGCTAAGTCCCATTTTGTCCACAGATACATGTGAGTTTCGCCATTATAATACCTAGTTTATGCTGATATTCCATGAAGCATTAATGGGATGTTCTTGTGATTAAATGTAGTAGTAGATACAATTTTCTCGATCCATTGGTTTTATTCTCATTCAGGGATTACAACATAGCACATGTCAGTTTGCTGCCATCATTCTCCACTATTTCAAGCCCGACGTCTAAAGGACCCCCTAGTGTTTTTATGATACAGCTCTAGTTCTGTTACTGTGCCCATCTTGTGAAATGAGTTTTAACTAGCGTAAATATATTCCCCGAGGCATTATTTGGATGAATTTTGACCAAGTAGGATGTTTTTATACTTGGTTTTTTTATATCTTCCTTTTATCAAGTGTCAAGCTTCCCTGTCTGTCATGTAATTTTTCTGAACTGTGTATTAACAACCAATGAGGACTAGTTCTGGTAGATTAATCTGAGATTCTGAACTACAAGGTTCTGAGTCCGAGCACGATCTTCCTTTTATCAAGTGTCAAGCTTCCCTGTCTGTCATGTAATTTTTCTGAACTGTGTATTAACAACCAATGAGGACTAGTTCTGGTAGATTAATCTGAGATTCTGAACTACAAGGTTCTGAGTCCGAGCATGGGCTCTTTTTCTGTAGCTATATAACCGATTCTAAAGTGAGGTCAGTTTCTTTCTAACAAACGGGCCATTCCTTATCTTAAGTTCTACTGATTGCCTTTTTTCAGATTCATGTTTAATTGCTTATATGCACAATGGAACATTCACTAAGATTGCATTTGGATTGGTGAATTTCAAACATgtggatttcaaatatatttagatATATTTTTCTTGATACTGTGAAGCAAGatcataaacttcaaatccatCTCTTGTATGTTTATATAGCgtttcatgttaattataattaattttaagttcACCCAATAATGAAGTTATTTGAGATCCATTCAATTTTGTGTTACTAACATGTATAAGTAAGGTGTGAATTTAAGATGTGTTAAGAATAAATCTATGATCAAAATCCATGGATTTCAAATCGATCTCCCCCAAATGCTGCAACctaaaaaattttgtttgagGTCAAGTTGTTCGTCGCAAACTCCATACGAGTATGTCTATAGTGATATATAATGTCCTTTTTTATTCCGTCAAGAATGTGATCTTTCATTTTCTTGTGCATGGAATTCTTTAAACAAGAATGGAGAGAATAAACTTTGTTGATTTGTACTTGGGATAGAGAAGTTTTATTGTACTGCATGGTGGAACTACAATTGAAGTAGTGTTTCAAGGGTAGCAAAATCTAGTAATTTAGTATTATGAAAATGAATTGTGAGAACAGATAAGTAGTGTTTCGTAGTTGTCAAGGATGCTTACTAGCAAGTTGTGGAACTAGTATTCATTGTGTTTCGTAGTTGTCAAGGATGCCTACTAGCAAGTTGTGGAACTAGTATTCATTGTTGAAGCCTCACTATGAGGGAATCTCGAACTTTTGTTTCAATGTTTAACAAGAAAATTACTCACAAAAATAGCTGCTCCAGAAGAATATAAGACAGTTGGAAAACTATGGCTTTGTCATGCTGCATCCTTTTGTTAGAGCATCCAGTAATATAAATCTTAGATATGACTTTGAACAGCAGCCAAATGTTTCAGTCATTTACAGAAGAAATCTGAGCAGTAGGGGAAAAAATCTTGAATATTTAATGTTTACTTCAGTTCTATTACACTGGAGAAGATATAATGCCAAGTTTGAGCAGAAGATTTAAAATGCATCAAAGATAGTCCTCCATTTGGAATCAAGCTGATTGGATTCTTGATATTGCAGGTGGCGGAGAGGGCTCTATTTTTATGGAAGAATGATCATATCGAGAACCTGATTAAACAAAATCGTCAAGTAATACTTCCGATAATCTTCCCTTCCTTGGAGAAGAATTCAAGAAGCCACTGGAACCAGGCAGTCCAGAGCATGACGCAAAATGTCCGCAAACTCTTCTCTGATGTGGATCTAGAACTTTTCGACGAGTGTTTACTGAAATTCCAAGAAGATGAAGCAAGGAAAGAAGAGATTAAGCTGAAACGTGTAGCGGTATGGAAACGCCTGGAAGAAACATCTGCGGTAAAAACTTCAGCTAATGAAGCCGTGCTAGTTCCTCTCAGGACAAATACTAAAATGCCATCTGGATAGAGACCTGTGTTTGAGTTTCTTGCTGTGGCTCGACTTTCTTGTGCCTATTTCCGACCAAGAATGTATGGGTATCATGGGATCAAAGGTGGATTGATGACCCTGCAGGAATTGGGTATTTTCTTTGTTGCCTATTGTCTTATGCAGCCCTTTGAAGGACACGACATGGGGTGTGATCATTCTCGGGCTAACACAGTAACAGAATCACGCGGATAAACAAAATTAGGTGGGTAGCCTGTAGGGTCGTGACTGCATGctacatgcaaaatattttttttagtgaattgGCATTTTCTTTGCTAGTTTGCAAGAATTCTGTTTTGCTGGTTTATGTAGTTGTATTTGAAATGGGCTTTTGATTTGTGTACTCTAATCAGCAATTATAAATTTGAGGATATAATGTATCTCATCATACAAGCGAAGGAACGATAGGTCGATAGCCTTTCtctattttttgattttttatgtttatactTTATATATACTTCTGAAAACTTTAGTTTCGTTTTTTGTTTCATTCgtgttaaaaaatttatatcttatcCTCTAAAGTACAATGTTTCGGCTCCAAAATCTGTTAACATCAAACGCTTATTATTGATCAatgtataatattattttcttgtATTTGCAGTCGGATATATCTACTTGAGTGTTAATGGATTAAGCTGTTTAGGCTCATGAATCTAACGAGATGTATATGGTGCTGTCTAATATTTCATAAAGAtcagttttattatttttctatcgtcaattttattatttttctacgGTCAATCTTGTCTCCAGCGGAGAAAGTATTGTTCGTTAAAATATGATGTCATTTTTTACGATTCACCTAGTCAATGAGATCAAGCGTCATAACTTAGTAGCTTGACGCACGAGAATTTCTCTAGAGGTCACACATTGCAGTATTACGCTCACTCATATACGTTTAACCAAACATTCCCCTCgagaaatatataaatatgcttTTTAAAAGAATTGAAATCATAATCTCGTTCTTATACTAATTGTTGGGATCAAACGCTTATCATTATagcaaaaattataattgttNTTTCTCTGATTttcacaaatataatttttctctgattttcacaaatatattttataattataatattatttttatttaaatattaatcaaattaattataaaaaatataataacgcTATCAAATATCAGTATATCAccagtgtgtgtgtgtatagtcGGTACTTTAGAAAACCAtcaaacattttccattttcaaTATACAGTCATGACAATCGCTTCGATTTCTTTCCGCCAAAAACTGCTGCCGGTTATTTCGGCCGCCTTCATCCGCTCACACCGCTACATTTTCACCTGCTCTGTAATCGCGCGCCAGCAGCAGAACCCTATCAATGT comes from Primulina huaijiensis isolate GDHJ02 chromosome 2, ASM1229523v2, whole genome shotgun sequence and encodes:
- the LOC140970764 gene encoding serine/threonine protein phosphatase 2A 57 kDa regulatory subunit B' theta isoform-like, encoding MIKNILNRLPRKQAKLAENRDGGSSTSSSNASASSRSNYAAGSRSGNSSATFFQGTNSTSSSGVVSGSKLYDPLNTKVNGTGRAVPYEALPSFRDVQNAEKQNLFIKKLNLCCVLFDFTEPAKNMKEKDIKRQTLTELVDYVTSPNGKFSETVMQEIVKLVSINLFRTLSNQCRENKVVEAFDVEDDEPLMDPAWPHLQLVYEFLLRFVASPETDAKLAKRYIDHSFVLKLLDLFDSEDPREREYLKTVMHRIYGKFMVHRPFIRKSINNIFYRFIFETEKHNGIAQMLEILGSIINGFALPLKEEHKLFLVRVLIPLHKPKCIPMYHQQLSYCITQFVEKDCKLADTVIRGLLKYWPITNSSKEVMFLGELEEVLEATQPPEFQRCMVPLFRRIGRCLSSLHFQVAERALFLWKNDHIENLIKQNRQVILPIIFPSLEKNSRSHWNQAVQSMTQNVRKLFSDVDLELFDECLLKFQEDEARKEEIKLKRVAVWKRLEETSAVKTSANEAVLVPLRTNTKMPSG